Below is a genomic region from Mesorhizobium sp..
CGGCAAGACGACCACCAAGGAGGCGCTGCGGCACGTGCTGTCGGCCGTGGGGTCGGTCCACGCCTCCGAGAAATCGTTCAACAATCACTGGGGCGTTCCGCTGACGCTGGCACGGCTGCCGGGGGAGACGGATTTCGCCGTCTTCGAGATCGGCATGAACCATCCGGACGAGATCCGCCCGCTGGTCAAGCTGGTGCGCCCGCACATCGCGATCATCACGCTGATCGCGGCCGCCCATCTCGGCCATTTCCGCAAGATCGAGGAGATCGCGCGCGCCAAGGCGGAGATCTTCGAGGGGATCGAGCCGGGCGGTTATGCCCTCGTCAACCGCGACGACGCACAGGTCAAGCTCCTGGAAAAGCTCGCGAAGGCGGCGGGAGTCTCGCACATCGTCTCCTTCGGCGAGCACGAGCGCGCGCATGTGCGTCTGCTCGCCTGCGAGCTCGGCGGCGATCATTCGGAGATCGCGGTCGGGATCGGCGGCGAGCAGATAACGGCGCGCGTCGGCGCACCAGGCCGGCACATGGTGCAAAACGCACTGGCCGTCATCGGGGCGGCGAAACTCGCCGGCGCCGACCTCGGCAAGGTGGCGGCGGCGCTGGGCCACCTGCAGGCGGAGGCCGGGCGCGGCCGGCGGCATCATCTCGGCGGCGGCATCATGCTGATCGACGAGAGCTACAATGCCAATCCCGCCTCGATGAAGGCGGCGATCGACCTGCTCGAACGGACGGAGCCGCCGCCGGGTGGCCGGCGCATCGCTGTCCTGGGCGATATGCTCGAACTCGGCGCGCATGCCGAGCGGCTCCATGCGGGTCTCGCCGACCTTATCGCGCCGACGAAAACGGATCTCGTCTATCTCGGCGGTCCCGAAATGGCCGCGCTCGCGGCACGACTGCCGCCCGAGCGGCTGGGTGCCTGCGCGGCCAATGTCGACGAACTCAAGCCGATCGTGCTCGCGGCGCTCCGCCCGGGCGACGTCGTCGTCGTCAAATCATCGAAGGGCATCGGCTTTTCCAAGCTGGTCGACGCCCTGATCAAGAATTTTCCTGTCGAAGGCGAGAGCCAGAGACGCGCCTGAATTCCGTCCGTGGGGGGCGAACCGCATGCTGACCCTTCTCGTTGATTTCGCCGACCAGATCTCGGCGTTCAACGT
It encodes:
- a CDS encoding UDP-N-acetylmuramoylalanyl-D-glutamyl-2,6-diaminopimelate--D-alanyl-D-alanine ligase; translation: MSLLWTARTMIESMGGRPIGTLPAGITGISIDSRTLKPGEAFFAIKGDVHDGHDFVTSAIKAGAVLLVVAESRLAGLGRITTPMIVVDDVLAALVKLAAAARARAKGKIIAVTGSAGKTTTKEALRHVLSAVGSVHASEKSFNNHWGVPLTLARLPGETDFAVFEIGMNHPDEIRPLVKLVRPHIAIITLIAAAHLGHFRKIEEIARAKAEIFEGIEPGGYALVNRDDAQVKLLEKLAKAAGVSHIVSFGEHERAHVRLLACELGGDHSEIAVGIGGEQITARVGAPGRHMVQNALAVIGAAKLAGADLGKVAAALGHLQAEAGRGRRHHLGGGIMLIDESYNANPASMKAAIDLLERTEPPPGGRRIAVLGDMLELGAHAERLHAGLADLIAPTKTDLVYLGGPEMAALAARLPPERLGACAANVDELKPIVLAALRPGDVVVVKSSKGIGFSKLVDALIKNFPVEGESQRRA